The following proteins are co-located in the Dietzia timorensis genome:
- a CDS encoding PH domain-containing protein produces MTTNSTAGDLPNPAPELDTEWSPKLAYPVTISVLGLVGIGSGLVTLISGGTTLSSVLLLLAGTILLLMGLDQFRRTPRLQLLPDGLIYFGLRGRRFIESELVHEVRVMRGRRRGVAALVRIEYFADYAEAKKQRSADGPVDGELLLLSRTEVGGNPREVAQVLAEAGYDVIDATG; encoded by the coding sequence GTGACAACCAATTCCACCGCAGGTGACCTTCCGAACCCCGCTCCCGAGCTCGATACGGAGTGGTCGCCGAAGCTCGCCTACCCCGTGACGATTTCCGTGCTCGGGCTCGTTGGGATCGGCAGCGGCTTGGTCACGTTGATCAGTGGTGGAACCACGTTGTCGTCAGTACTGTTGCTGCTCGCGGGCACGATTTTGCTGCTCATGGGCCTCGACCAGTTTCGCCGCACCCCGCGGCTGCAACTGCTTCCCGATGGGCTGATCTACTTCGGTCTGCGGGGTCGTCGCTTCATCGAGAGCGAGCTGGTGCACGAGGTTCGCGTGATGCGCGGCCGGCGCAGGGGCGTCGCGGCGCTGGTGCGCATCGAATACTTCGCCGATTACGCCGAGGCCAAGAAGCAGCGTAGTGCCGATGGGCCCGTGGACGGCGAGCTTCTTCTTCTCTCGCGCACCGAAGTCGGTGGCAATCCCCGCGAGGTCGCCCAGGTTCTTGCCGAGGCCGGCTACGACGTCATCGACGCGACCGGATAA
- a CDS encoding GNAT family N-acetyltransferase, translating into MASPTVHAAPLAELGALDVHHLYKLRVDVFVHEQDCPYAEIDEVDAAPTTLHYRALYDGGLAGTLRLFPSSAHGGVMHIGRVVTSPQFRGQGVAGRLIETAIADAGDVPIEIGAQSYLEDWYGRFGFVRCGDEYLDERIPHIPMRREPLPT; encoded by the coding sequence ATGGCCTCCCCCACCGTCCACGCCGCGCCTCTCGCCGAGCTCGGCGCTCTCGACGTACACCACCTCTACAAATTGAGAGTCGACGTTTTCGTCCACGAGCAGGATTGTCCGTACGCCGAGATCGACGAGGTCGACGCCGCCCCCACGACCCTTCATTACCGGGCGCTGTATGACGGCGGACTCGCCGGAACCCTCAGGCTGTTCCCGTCTTCGGCGCACGGCGGCGTGATGCACATCGGGAGGGTCGTGACCTCGCCGCAGTTCCGCGGACAAGGTGTCGCCGGCCGGCTCATAGAGACGGCGATCGCCGACGCGGGCGACGTGCCCATCGAAATCGGCGCCCAGTCCTACCTCGAAGACTGGTACGGGCGCTTCGGGTTCGTGCGCTGCGGCGACGAGTACCTGGACGAACGCATCCCCCACATCCCCATGCGCAGGGAACCACTGCCGACCTAG
- the crgA gene encoding cell division protein CrgA, with protein MPKSKVRSKTEYTQAAAANRTPVKVSSNPTPRWYLTIMFGFLLIGLLWLVVYYLVGDRWEWMANLGNWQNFAIGFGLMIIGLLMTMRWRG; from the coding sequence ATGCCCAAGTCAAAGGTACGGTCGAAGACCGAATACACCCAGGCCGCCGCCGCGAACCGCACGCCGGTCAAGGTCAGCTCGAACCCGACCCCGCGCTGGTACCTGACGATCATGTTCGGCTTTCTCCTCATCGGCCTGCTGTGGCTGGTCGTCTATTACCTCGTCGGCGATCGCTGGGAGTGGATGGCGAACCTCGGGAACTGGCAGAACTTCGCCATCGGATTCGGGCTGATGATCATCGGTTTGCTGATGACGATGCGCTGGCGCGGTTAG
- a CDS encoding rhomboid family intramembrane serine protease, translating into MTSNFGAGPARRSGQPPRPSGPGGFFRFLPTTAWLIVANIAAFAVTAAQSRSVTDNWQNSSLFAGTVLYAPSVGQGEMWRILGSAFEHFGPMHLFANMWMLLIIGLGIERVVGSKNLAAIYLTSAVGGAVGAIAFTPDTLVAGASGGVFGLLGAWAVLARYYRLSASGALVLIAINVGISLFVPGISLAGHLGGLAGGVLGALALVLAPGLLMRASTARARTTAGVVAWSAVTAGCVAAAYLLALPS; encoded by the coding sequence ATGACGTCGAACTTCGGCGCCGGGCCCGCCCGGCGCTCCGGACAGCCTCCGAGGCCAAGCGGCCCCGGGGGCTTTTTCCGCTTCCTTCCCACGACTGCGTGGTTGATCGTCGCGAATATCGCAGCGTTCGCGGTGACCGCCGCCCAGTCGCGCAGCGTCACCGACAACTGGCAGAACTCCTCGCTGTTCGCGGGCACCGTTCTCTACGCCCCGTCAGTAGGACAAGGCGAGATGTGGCGCATCCTCGGCAGCGCGTTCGAGCACTTCGGACCGATGCACCTGTTCGCCAATATGTGGATGCTGCTCATCATCGGGCTCGGCATCGAACGCGTGGTCGGGAGCAAGAATCTCGCCGCGATCTACCTGACCTCGGCCGTCGGCGGGGCGGTCGGCGCCATCGCCTTCACCCCGGACACGCTGGTCGCAGGCGCCTCCGGCGGAGTCTTCGGTCTTCTCGGCGCGTGGGCGGTGCTCGCCCGGTACTACCGGCTCTCGGCCAGCGGTGCGCTGGTGCTCATCGCCATCAACGTCGGGATCTCGCTCTTCGTCCCCGGCATCTCGCTCGCCGGGCACCTCGGCGGTCTCGCGGGCGGTGTGTTGGGCGCGCTGGCCCTCGTGTTGGCGCCGGGGCTACTCATGCGCGCGTCGACCGCACGAGCGCGCACCACCGCCGGTGTCGTTGCGTGGTCCGCCGTCACTGCCGGGTGTGTAGCTGCGGCGTACCTTCTGGCGCTGCCGTCGTAG
- a CDS encoding serine/threonine-protein kinase gives MNLDIGSVIGGRYRLTRHIAAGGMGRVWEAHDDVLDRYVAVKVLHPQFSGDTEFVGRFRAEAKMTARVQHANVAQVYDYGDITEDASQPLSYLIMEFVRGEALSEVLRRTARLSEEHTLDVLEQTARALQAAHDLGLVHRDIKPGNIMITPAGQVKLTDFGIAKAMGEAAVTQTGMIIGTAHYISPEQAMGEDATPAGDVYSLAVVGYECLAGQRPFNADSPLAIAMAHVRDEPPALPEDVSPQLRQLIAYGMAKDPAQRYPDGASFAASAAAVRAGHDPIPPIGAVGDQATEHFSNTGLLGPAAAAGAAGALGGAAAAGRPGTQRMPGVPPSNAATGPRTGQSGAVPQQQPVRRQQAPEPARHEPEPRKSGAGCIFGAILAILLVAGAAAAAIWFVQNRDSGTPTPPPVTSTVQSTVSTVVPPPEPEPTTQQEPEPTTEEPTTSETRPSTTQDTPEPTQPTEPQSPTVPGGSDPVDTDSPAYELGQDLGNMFNGGQGGAP, from the coding sequence GTGAACCTGGATATCGGATCGGTCATCGGCGGACGCTACCGCCTGACCCGACACATCGCAGCGGGCGGCATGGGCCGCGTCTGGGAAGCCCACGACGACGTGCTCGACCGCTACGTCGCCGTCAAGGTCCTGCACCCGCAGTTCTCCGGGGACACCGAGTTCGTGGGACGGTTCCGCGCCGAGGCGAAGATGACCGCGCGTGTCCAGCACGCGAACGTCGCGCAGGTCTACGACTACGGCGACATCACCGAGGACGCCTCGCAGCCGTTGTCCTACCTGATCATGGAGTTCGTCCGCGGCGAGGCATTGTCGGAGGTGCTGCGACGCACCGCGCGCCTGTCGGAGGAGCACACCCTCGACGTGCTCGAGCAGACCGCCCGCGCATTGCAGGCGGCCCACGACCTCGGCCTCGTGCACCGCGACATCAAGCCCGGCAACATCATGATCACGCCCGCCGGTCAGGTGAAGCTCACCGACTTCGGCATCGCCAAGGCGATGGGCGAGGCCGCCGTCACCCAGACGGGGATGATCATCGGTACCGCGCACTACATCTCGCCGGAACAGGCGATGGGCGAGGACGCCACGCCCGCGGGCGATGTGTACTCCCTCGCGGTGGTGGGCTACGAGTGCCTCGCGGGGCAGCGGCCGTTCAACGCCGACAGCCCGCTCGCGATCGCGATGGCGCACGTGCGCGACGAGCCCCCTGCCCTGCCGGAGGACGTGTCCCCCCAGCTGCGCCAGCTCATCGCATACGGGATGGCCAAGGATCCGGCGCAGCGCTACCCGGACGGCGCCTCGTTCGCCGCGTCCGCGGCAGCGGTGCGCGCCGGCCACGACCCGATCCCGCCGATCGGGGCCGTCGGCGACCAGGCCACCGAGCATTTCAGTAACACCGGACTCCTCGGCCCGGCTGCGGCCGCAGGCGCGGCGGGCGCGCTCGGAGGCGCAGCGGCCGCCGGCCGGCCGGGCACCCAGCGGATGCCCGGGGTGCCGCCGTCGAACGCGGCGACCGGTCCGCGTACCGGGCAGAGCGGCGCGGTCCCGCAACAGCAGCCGGTCCGACGTCAACAAGCGCCGGAGCCGGCGCGCCACGAACCCGAACCACGCAAGTCCGGTGCCGGCTGCATCTTCGGCGCAATTCTCGCGATCCTGCTCGTCGCGGGCGCGGCCGCCGCGGCGATCTGGTTCGTGCAGAATCGCGATTCCGGCACGCCGACCCCGCCGCCGGTCACCTCCACGGTGCAGTCGACGGTGTCCACGGTGGTGCCGCCGCCGGAGCCGGAGCCGACGACTCAGCAGGAGCCCGAACCGACGACCGAGGAGCCGACGACCAGCGAGACCCGGCCGTCGACCACCCAGGACACGCCGGAGCCGACCCAGCCGACCGAGCCGCAGTCGCCGACCGTCCCGGGCGGTTCGGACCCGGTGGATACCGATAGCCCGGCGTACGAACTCGGTCAGGATCTCGGCAACATGTTCAACGGCGGCCAGGGGGGCGCGCCGTGA
- the pknB gene encoding Stk1 family PASTA domain-containing Ser/Thr kinase, which produces MTEPHVLGGRFVLGDVLGYGGMSEVRRATDTELERDVAVKIMRSELARDATFYERFRREAQNSAVLTHPSIVRVFDTGEEQVDGATIPYIVMELVEGRTLRDIVRADDEVEPKLALAIMADACGALDFSHRKGIVHRDVKPANIMVTSDGAVKVMDFGIARAISEYTSTLTETSAVLGTAQYLSPEQAQGLQVDGRSDVYSAGCVLYELLTGRPPFVGESAVAVAYQHVKEDPNPPSMLRPDLDPYIDAVVMAAMSKNVNNRYLSAGEMRSDLLDVLAGRKPSAPMVMVPESGNGGAGPAAAGAAGAAGLGAAAGYGAGGDIDYAAPGSLGQEDTSAGETNTRLRALGSFRGNGDGARASDPVSQRRRKGLLTGVAALVVMALVGGMAWMVWGRDDGSNDPAVAEQAQQVTVPDVAGKPGEEAVAELTDLGFTVETREQTDPVVPNGQVITTDPVAGKLLVQGATITVVVSTGKRMLDVPSVTGQTPDEARRTLIEAGLTVANEDRSAPSTPEDEGRVIATDPTGGTSIPFDQPIQLTVGTGPEEVSVPDVVGQSVDAARSTLTSLGFRVETSEVDSKATADRVVDQSTPAGIEQVKGATITLQVSRGNRFTVPSLINLTVEDAEEALRAAGWKGNPDQLVQQPQNDTDITRIGKIASQTPAPGDAGVNDTITVRVIRLGLP; this is translated from the coding sequence GTGACCGAGCCCCACGTCCTCGGCGGCCGCTTCGTCCTCGGAGACGTCCTCGGCTACGGCGGCATGTCCGAGGTGCGTCGCGCCACCGACACCGAGCTCGAACGCGACGTGGCCGTGAAGATCATGCGCAGCGAGCTCGCCCGCGATGCGACCTTCTACGAGCGTTTCCGCCGCGAGGCGCAGAACTCGGCGGTGCTCACGCATCCGTCGATCGTGCGTGTCTTCGACACCGGCGAGGAACAGGTAGACGGTGCGACCATCCCGTACATCGTGATGGAGCTCGTCGAGGGCCGAACGCTGCGCGACATCGTCCGCGCCGACGACGAGGTCGAGCCGAAGCTGGCGCTCGCGATCATGGCGGACGCGTGTGGCGCGCTCGATTTCTCGCACCGCAAGGGAATCGTGCACCGCGACGTCAAACCGGCCAACATCATGGTCACCTCTGACGGCGCGGTGAAAGTGATGGACTTCGGGATCGCGCGCGCGATCAGCGAGTACACCTCGACGCTCACCGAGACCTCGGCGGTGCTCGGCACAGCGCAATACCTGTCGCCGGAGCAGGCCCAGGGGCTGCAGGTCGACGGCCGATCCGACGTGTACTCGGCGGGCTGCGTGCTCTACGAGCTGCTCACCGGGCGTCCGCCTTTCGTCGGCGAATCGGCCGTGGCTGTCGCGTACCAGCACGTCAAAGAGGATCCGAACCCTCCGTCGATGCTGCGGCCGGACCTCGATCCGTACATCGATGCCGTCGTCATGGCGGCGATGAGCAAAAACGTCAACAACCGGTACCTGTCGGCCGGCGAGATGCGCAGCGACCTGCTCGATGTGCTCGCCGGGCGCAAGCCGTCGGCGCCGATGGTGATGGTGCCCGAGTCGGGCAACGGTGGGGCCGGACCTGCGGCCGCCGGCGCCGCCGGCGCTGCGGGGCTCGGCGCTGCCGCCGGTTACGGCGCTGGTGGTGATATCGACTACGCCGCTCCGGGCTCGCTCGGACAGGAGGACACCTCCGCGGGTGAGACGAACACGCGCCTGCGCGCGCTCGGCAGTTTCCGCGGAAACGGCGACGGCGCTCGCGCCTCGGACCCGGTGTCGCAGCGCCGGCGGAAAGGGCTACTCACCGGCGTGGCCGCACTGGTGGTCATGGCTCTCGTCGGCGGAATGGCGTGGATGGTGTGGGGCCGCGACGACGGAAGTAATGACCCTGCGGTCGCCGAGCAGGCGCAACAGGTCACGGTCCCGGATGTCGCCGGCAAGCCCGGCGAGGAGGCGGTCGCGGAACTCACCGACCTCGGTTTCACGGTGGAAACGCGCGAACAGACCGACCCCGTAGTGCCGAACGGTCAAGTCATCACCACCGACCCGGTGGCCGGAAAGCTACTGGTGCAGGGCGCGACGATCACCGTCGTCGTCTCGACCGGCAAGCGGATGCTCGACGTGCCCTCGGTAACGGGGCAGACCCCCGACGAGGCGCGCCGCACGCTCATCGAGGCGGGGCTCACGGTTGCGAACGAGGACCGCTCGGCGCCGTCGACCCCGGAGGACGAAGGCAGGGTCATTGCCACCGATCCGACCGGCGGCACGTCGATCCCCTTCGATCAGCCGATCCAGCTCACCGTCGGCACAGGCCCCGAAGAAGTGTCGGTGCCCGATGTGGTCGGCCAGTCCGTCGACGCGGCGCGCTCGACGCTGACCTCGTTGGGCTTCCGCGTCGAAACGTCCGAAGTGGATTCGAAAGCAACGGCCGACCGCGTGGTCGACCAGTCGACGCCCGCCGGGATCGAGCAGGTCAAGGGTGCGACGATCACGCTGCAGGTTTCCCGCGGTAACCGTTTCACGGTGCCGAGTCTGATCAACCTCACCGTCGAGGATGCGGAGGAGGCGCTGCGTGCCGCCGGCTGGAAGGGCAACCCGGATCAGCTGGTGCAGCAGCCGCAGAACGACACCGACATCACGCGCATCGGCAAGATCGCCTCGCAGACCCCAGCCCCCGGGGATGCAGGGGTCAACGACACCATCACCGTTCGGGTGATCCGGCTCGGCCTGCCGTAG
- a CDS encoding FtsW/RodA/SpoVE family cell cycle protein: MLDSIRQRRQAGNEGGRWSEIGLLLFAVIIVGFAAAVTMMSLEQSITVDLLWLLAGYFGLLAIAHAAVRIFAPYSDPYLLPCAALLNGIGLVVIYRLDLAEQAMDPENASFDVVRQLMWTLLGIVAMVVTLIALRDHRILAKFGYTLGFAGLVLLAIPTILPSRFSEINGAKNWILLPGFSIQPGEFSKILLIISMAAILVSKRSLFATAGKRVFGLDLPRARDLGPVLLAWMLSLVVLVFNSDLGTSLLIFATVLTMIYTATEKVSWLLIGVVLFAIGATFAYFTFGHVRVRVETWIDPLGFYDGTGYQLSQGLFGLATGGVGGTGLGNGRPQQVPFANTDFITASIGEELGLIGLIAVMLVYAIFIMRSIRIALSVRDSFGKLLATGLAFTIAVQLFVVVGGVSRLIPMTGLTMPFVAYGGSSLLANYIILAILLRISNEARTPTPAVASPAMPPAAASPGAGRRAGA; encoded by the coding sequence GTGCTGGATTCCATTCGCCAGCGGCGCCAGGCCGGGAACGAAGGTGGACGCTGGAGCGAGATCGGCCTGCTGCTGTTCGCCGTGATCATCGTCGGCTTCGCCGCTGCGGTGACCATGATGTCGCTCGAGCAGTCGATCACCGTCGACCTGTTGTGGCTGCTCGCCGGTTATTTCGGTCTGCTCGCAATCGCCCACGCGGCGGTGCGCATTTTCGCGCCGTATTCCGACCCGTACCTGCTACCGTGTGCCGCGCTGCTCAACGGCATCGGGCTCGTCGTTATCTATCGTCTCGACCTCGCCGAACAGGCGATGGACCCGGAGAACGCGTCGTTCGACGTCGTCCGCCAACTGATGTGGACACTCCTCGGGATCGTCGCCATGGTCGTCACACTGATCGCGCTGCGCGACCACCGCATCCTCGCCAAGTTCGGCTACACACTCGGCTTCGCCGGCCTCGTGCTGCTCGCGATCCCGACGATCCTGCCCTCGCGGTTCTCGGAGATCAACGGCGCGAAGAACTGGATCCTGCTGCCCGGCTTCTCGATCCAGCCCGGCGAGTTCTCGAAGATCCTGCTCATCATCTCGATGGCCGCGATCCTCGTGTCCAAGCGGAGCCTGTTCGCGACCGCCGGTAAACGCGTGTTCGGCCTCGACCTGCCGCGCGCCCGCGATCTCGGCCCCGTGCTTCTCGCGTGGATGCTCTCGCTCGTCGTGCTCGTGTTCAACTCCGATCTCGGTACCAGCCTGCTCATCTTCGCGACCGTACTCACGATGATCTACACGGCCACCGAAAAGGTCTCGTGGCTACTCATCGGTGTTGTGTTGTTCGCGATCGGCGCGACCTTCGCCTACTTCACTTTCGGGCACGTGCGCGTGCGCGTGGAGACGTGGATCGATCCGCTCGGCTTCTACGACGGCACCGGGTACCAGCTCTCGCAGGGGCTGTTTGGCCTCGCCACCGGCGGCGTCGGCGGCACCGGCCTTGGTAACGGGCGCCCCCAGCAGGTGCCGTTCGCGAACACCGACTTCATCACCGCCTCGATCGGTGAGGAACTCGGGCTCATCGGCCTGATCGCCGTGATGCTCGTGTACGCGATCTTCATCATGCGTTCGATCCGCATCGCACTATCGGTGCGCGACAGCTTCGGCAAGCTCCTCGCCACGGGCCTCGCGTTCACGATCGCCGTGCAGCTGTTCGTCGTCGTCGGCGGCGTCTCGCGGCTCATCCCGATGACGGGCCTGACAATGCCGTTCGTCGCGTACGGCGGCTCCTCGCTTCTCGCGAACTACATCATCCTCGCGATCCTGTTGCGCATCTCCAACGAGGCGCGCACCCCGACGCCGGCCGTCGCCTCCCCGGCGATGCCGCCGGCGGCAGCCTCTCCCGGGGCCGGAAGGAGGGCCGGGGCATGA
- a CDS encoding peptidylprolyl isomerase, which yields MTIATKKATFHTNHGDIVVDLFGNHAPETVDNFVGLAKGTKDYSTTNASGGTSGPFYDGSIFHRIISGFMIQGGDPDGRGTGGPGYEFGDEIHPELQFDGPYYFAMANRGPGTNGSQFFITVGATPHLNGRHTIFGKVSDEASQKVVDEIAQVRTGAMDRPVEDVVISSIDVEE from the coding sequence GTGACTATCGCAACGAAGAAGGCAACGTTCCACACCAACCACGGCGACATCGTGGTGGACCTGTTCGGCAACCACGCTCCAGAGACCGTGGACAACTTTGTCGGGCTCGCCAAGGGGACCAAGGACTACTCGACGACCAACGCGTCGGGCGGCACGTCGGGACCGTTCTACGACGGCTCGATTTTCCACCGCATCATCAGCGGTTTCATGATCCAGGGCGGGGACCCGGACGGCCGCGGCACCGGTGGACCCGGATACGAGTTCGGCGACGAGATCCACCCGGAACTGCAGTTCGATGGGCCGTATTACTTCGCCATGGCCAACCGTGGCCCGGGCACCAACGGCTCGCAGTTCTTCATCACCGTGGGCGCGACCCCGCACCTCAACGGCCGCCACACCATTTTCGGCAAGGTCTCCGACGAGGCTTCGCAGAAGGTCGTCGACGAGATCGCGCAGGTTCGCACCGGCGCGATGGACCGCCCGGTCGAGGATGTGGTTATCTCCTCCATCGACGTCGAGGAGTAA
- a CDS encoding penicillin-binding transpeptidase domain-containing protein codes for MNRAIRRVSVAAMVMVVALMLQLTNVQVFQANSLKQDPRNSRMLLDEFSRQRGQITADGQVLAVSTPADGLVPWQRSYPDPDSVPFAPVVGYYSLQYATAGLEQTQDSFLNGSDDRLWSERLRGFLSGRTPQGGNVDLTLEPAGQHAAYDALQRGVGQGPLTGSVAAVRPSTGEILSLASSPSFNPNDLTSGDDASRSAAMEQLSSDPGQPLLNHATQVSLPPGSIMKVITAAAALESGMTPNSPVSGANNTLLPGTSTYLENYAGSTCGGGTTTFMNAFALSCNVPFVESAPTIGQEKFADVASRFGFDGNAPDIGMPATGSGLGTIGDDAQFAMSTIGQSDVRATTLGAAMMAASVSNNGMRMKPQLIRRLQAPNLSTVEEMKPEEAGEAVSPEIASTLTDMMKASEAHSGGGIPGVEIASKTGTAEHGEGDSSVPYTWYIAFVPGRDVAVAVCIESGPGITSDTVGATVAGPIGREVLGALLGGGQ; via the coding sequence ATGAACCGCGCCATCCGCCGCGTTTCCGTCGCCGCCATGGTGATGGTGGTCGCGTTGATGCTTCAGCTCACCAACGTGCAGGTCTTCCAGGCGAATTCGCTCAAGCAGGACCCGCGAAACTCCCGCATGTTGCTCGACGAATTCTCTCGCCAGCGCGGCCAGATCACCGCAGACGGCCAGGTCCTCGCCGTGAGCACGCCCGCCGACGGGCTGGTCCCGTGGCAGCGCAGCTACCCGGACCCCGACTCCGTGCCGTTCGCGCCCGTCGTCGGCTACTACTCGCTGCAGTACGCGACCGCCGGCCTCGAGCAGACCCAGGACTCGTTCCTCAACGGCTCCGACGACCGGCTGTGGTCCGAGCGGCTGCGCGGCTTCCTGTCCGGCCGCACTCCGCAGGGTGGAAATGTCGATCTCACCCTCGAACCGGCTGGTCAGCACGCCGCCTACGATGCGTTGCAGCGTGGCGTCGGCCAGGGGCCGCTCACCGGTTCTGTGGCCGCGGTGCGCCCCTCCACCGGCGAGATCCTCTCGCTCGCGTCGAGCCCGTCGTTCAACCCGAACGACCTCACCAGCGGCGACGACGCGTCCCGCTCCGCCGCGATGGAACAGCTCTCCTCCGATCCGGGGCAGCCGCTGCTCAACCACGCCACCCAGGTGTCGCTGCCCCCCGGTTCGATCATGAAGGTCATCACCGCGGCCGCGGCACTGGAATCGGGTATGACGCCGAACAGTCCCGTTTCCGGGGCCAACAACACCCTCCTGCCCGGAACGTCGACGTACTTGGAGAACTACGCCGGTTCGACGTGCGGCGGCGGGACAACCACGTTCATGAATGCGTTCGCGCTCTCGTGCAACGTGCCGTTCGTCGAGTCCGCTCCGACGATCGGGCAGGAGAAGTTCGCCGACGTCGCCTCGCGATTCGGCTTCGACGGCAACGCCCCCGATATCGGCATGCCCGCGACCGGATCGGGACTCGGCACGATCGGCGACGACGCGCAGTTCGCGATGAGCACGATCGGCCAGTCCGACGTCCGCGCGACGACGCTCGGCGCCGCGATGATGGCTGCGAGCGTGTCGAACAACGGCATGCGGATGAAGCCTCAGTTGATCCGCCGCCTCCAGGCGCCTAACCTTTCGACGGTCGAAGAGATGAAGCCGGAGGAGGCCGGCGAGGCGGTGAGCCCCGAGATCGCCTCGACGCTCACGGACATGATGAAGGCCTCCGAGGCGCATTCGGGCGGCGGCATCCCCGGCGTCGAGATCGCCTCGAAGACGGGCACCGCCGAGCACGGCGAGGGCGACAGCAGCGTCCCCTACACGTGGTACATCGCGTTCGTCCCGGGCAGGGACGTGGCGGTCGCCGTGTGCATCGAAAGCGGACCGGGGATCACCAGCGACACCGTCGGCGCGACGGTCGCAGGACCCATAGGTCGGGAAGTACTCGGAGCACTCCTAGGAGGTGGGCAGTGA
- a CDS encoding glutamine amidotransferase-related protein, with protein MHVLVVDNYDSFVYNLVQYLGQLGAEVSVWRNDDARLTAAEAPSAPNTRPLAYDAGVAERFSGVLSGVDGVLLSPGPGVPEMAGATPAFVHHAKATGLPLFGVCLGHQAIGAEFGARVERAPQLMHGKTSEVTHDGSGVLAGMPSPFTAMRYHSLTVAPDTLPDELVATGHTDDGTLMSLRHRELPIHGVQFHPESVASAHGHRMLANWMEISGFAPRTGLVDELEAAGVR; from the coding sequence ATGCACGTTTTGGTGGTCGACAACTACGACAGCTTCGTCTACAACCTCGTCCAGTACCTGGGACAGCTCGGCGCCGAGGTCTCGGTCTGGCGCAACGACGATGCGCGCCTCACCGCCGCGGAGGCGCCCTCGGCCCCCAACACCCGCCCCTTGGCGTATGACGCCGGGGTAGCCGAGCGCTTCTCGGGCGTCCTCTCCGGCGTCGACGGTGTCCTCCTCAGCCCCGGCCCGGGCGTGCCCGAAATGGCGGGCGCGACCCCGGCATTCGTGCATCACGCGAAGGCGACCGGGCTACCGCTGTTCGGTGTGTGCCTCGGCCACCAGGCGATCGGTGCCGAGTTCGGCGCGAGGGTCGAGCGCGCGCCGCAGCTCATGCACGGTAAGACCAGCGAGGTGACCCACGACGGCAGCGGCGTTCTCGCCGGCATGCCCTCACCGTTCACGGCGATGCGTTACCACTCGCTCACCGTCGCGCCCGATACCCTTCCGGACGAACTCGTCGCGACCGGTCACACGGACGACGGAACGCTGATGTCTCTGCGCCACCGGGAACTGCCGATCCACGGCGTGCAGTTCCACCCGGAATCCGTTGCCAGCGCGCACGGGCACCGCATGCTCGCGAACTGGATGGAGATCAGCGGCTTCGCCCCGCGCACCGGTCTGGTCGACGAGCTCGAAGCCGCCGGGGTGCGCTAA
- a CDS encoding class I SAM-dependent methyltransferase, producing MSKVESAFCRSSLWRPIASATARFAGRTPLSGRVLELGCGGGDIALSLTKSNPGVTYVASDADPKMVELAGRRLAAREDITVTHEDATDLSFPDESFDTVVSFLMLHHIVQWEAAIAEVARVLRRGGRLVGYDLTRTGANTAIHRFDGSQYLLISPDELAESFRAHGLDAKVRPFGFGQAMSFSATKPR from the coding sequence ATGTCGAAAGTCGAATCCGCATTCTGCCGCAGCAGTCTGTGGCGCCCCATCGCCTCGGCCACGGCGCGCTTCGCCGGCCGCACCCCGCTGTCCGGGCGCGTCCTCGAGCTCGGCTGCGGCGGCGGGGACATCGCCCTCTCGCTCACCAAATCCAACCCCGGCGTCACCTATGTCGCCTCGGATGCGGACCCGAAGATGGTCGAACTAGCCGGGCGCCGCCTCGCGGCCCGCGAGGACATCACCGTCACCCACGAGGACGCCACCGATCTGAGCTTCCCCGACGAATCCTTCGACACCGTCGTCAGTTTCCTCATGCTCCACCACATCGTGCAGTGGGAGGCTGCCATCGCCGAGGTGGCCCGAGTGCTGCGCCGCGGCGGCCGCCTGGTCGGCTACGACCTCACCCGCACCGGCGCCAACACCGCGATCCACAGGTTCGACGGCTCCCAGTACCTGCTCATCTCCCCGGACGAGCTCGCAGAAAGCTTCCGCGCGCATGGCCTCGATGCGAAGGTCCGCCCGTTCGGCTTCGGCCAGGCAATGTCCTTCTCGGCGACGAAGCCGCGTTGA